One Chloroherpetonaceae bacterium DNA segment encodes these proteins:
- a CDS encoding LamG-like jellyroll fold domain-containing protein, which yields MRKYRHFVALIIVPLITAFHANAVTRTVSNNPQFTAAFTTIAAAITASSDGDTIVVVGSSTIYDANLVIAKQLVIIGPGYLLDQNIGLNPNPQAATIGNNPTFAAGSSGSSIQGMRFINVFTIAADVSDISVIRCMTGNGYGATFAGQINIGKKCNNILIQQCFMATRISMADSCANFTYRNNMSYEIIFAPASTTNMIFEYNLIGGNIGLSVFNATIRNNIYQNSASIANVANNVFQNNIFTGAQIPVGTLASNQFNVNFTSVVVGDSANSPDGIYRLKLGSPALGAGVNGSDIGPFGGETPYQISGVPIGGFGNHVTLNGINDYIQISDRVELRPAAVTIESRINLIAFPTQNIIGIVIKRTGQVTNNANWQLELFNQNNIRFSYYDGSVWRNVDTNTQPIANLNEWYHVAATFESGTARLYVNGNLLTTQTGLPAIRTDYAGQVQIGRGFEGYFNGKIDEVRIWNKARSQSDIQSTAQSILRGNDAGLVAYYTFNENTLNGQGRQVLNRSTSVSTRHDATSLNGLSFGTELTPIFLPPTQPLSIQLKDTKRQNFFLSQNYPNPFNPATTIQYQLPFGGEVKLVVYDMLGREVQTLVNTRQNAGSYQARFNASNVSSGVYFYKLEARSADSRASATIGASSNFVQTRKMLLVK from the coding sequence ATGAGGAAATATCGCCACTTTGTCGCTTTGATAATCGTCCCATTGATAACTGCCTTTCATGCCAATGCAGTGACAAGAACAGTGAGTAATAATCCCCAATTTACTGCGGCATTTACAACCATTGCAGCTGCAATCACGGCATCGTCGGATGGTGATACCATTGTTGTTGTTGGTTCTTCTACCATATACGATGCCAATTTAGTGATTGCGAAACAGCTTGTGATCATTGGACCCGGCTATCTTTTGGATCAAAACATCGGATTAAACCCTAACCCTCAAGCAGCAACGATAGGGAATAATCCAACTTTTGCAGCCGGCTCTAGTGGCTCAAGTATTCAAGGGATGAGATTTATAAATGTATTTACAATTGCTGCAGACGTGTCTGATATTTCAGTGATTCGTTGTATGACGGGTAATGGGTATGGCGCAACTTTTGCGGGGCAAATAAATATCGGGAAGAAGTGTAATAATATTTTGATTCAGCAATGCTTTATGGCAACCCGAATCAGTATGGCCGATAGTTGTGCAAATTTTACTTATCGAAACAACATGAGTTATGAAATCATTTTTGCACCCGCTTCTACCACCAATATGATTTTCGAGTATAACTTGATTGGCGGCAATATCGGGCTTTCAGTATTTAATGCAACGATTCGCAATAATATTTATCAGAATTCAGCATCAATTGCAAATGTGGCAAATAATGTTTTTCAAAATAACATATTCACCGGCGCACAAATTCCGGTTGGGACGCTCGCCTCAAATCAGTTTAATGTGAATTTCACTTCAGTGGTTGTTGGAGACAGTGCCAATTCACCCGACGGGATTTATCGCTTGAAGCTTGGTTCTCCTGCTCTTGGTGCCGGAGTCAATGGAAGCGATATCGGGCCTTTTGGCGGGGAGACACCGTATCAGATTTCCGGTGTGCCGATTGGTGGATTTGGAAATCATGTGACATTAAACGGCATAAATGATTATATCCAAATTTCTGATCGAGTTGAACTTCGCCCTGCAGCTGTAACAATTGAATCAAGAATTAACCTCATTGCTTTTCCCACTCAAAATATTATTGGAATTGTTATCAAGCGGACGGGTCAAGTCACGAATAATGCCAATTGGCAACTTGAACTTTTCAATCAGAATAATATTCGGTTCAGTTACTATGATGGTTCTGTATGGCGAAATGTCGATACAAATACCCAACCGATTGCAAACTTAAATGAGTGGTATCATGTTGCCGCCACGTTTGAATCCGGGACGGCACGTCTTTATGTGAATGGGAACCTTCTCACCACTCAAACCGGATTGCCTGCAATTAGGACTGACTATGCCGGACAGGTGCAAATTGGGCGTGGGTTTGAAGGTTACTTCAATGGGAAAATTGATGAAGTACGTATTTGGAACAAAGCACGAAGCCAATCGGACATTCAATCAACAGCCCAAAGTATCTTGCGAGGCAACGACGCCGGCTTAGTTGCATATTATACTTTCAATGAGAATACATTGAATGGTCAGGGTAGGCAAGTCTTAAATCGCTCTACATCCGTTTCTACAAGACACGATGCGACTTCATTGAACGGATTATCGTTTGGGACTGAACTAACGCCTATTTTTCTCCCGCCAACTCAACCGCTTTCGATTCAACTTAAAGATACAAAGCGTCAAAATTTCTTTTTATCTCAAAACTACCCCAATCCATTCAATCCTGCAACAACAATTCAGTATCAACTACCTTTCGGCGGCGAAGTGAAGTTGGTGGTGTATGATATGCTTGGGCGCGAGGTGCAGACGCTGGTGAACACAAGGCAAAACGCGGGCAGCTATCAAGCGAGATTCAACGCAAGCAATGTTTCAAGCGGCGTGTATTTTTATAAGCTTGAAGCGCGCTCGGCGGATTCGCGGGCAAGCGCGACGATTGGAGCGTCCTCTAATTTTGTGCAAACGAGAAAGATGCTCTTAGTGAAATAA
- a CDS encoding putative toxin-antitoxin system toxin component, PIN family, with protein MLFVFDTNTLVSAIIKTESVPAQALDKAKKLGTIIFSEITKEEYLLAIQREKFNKYLPLTERLSRANQLIESSEIINIKTTLVNVCRDINDIKFLNLAIECKASCIVSGDKDLLVLNPFQKIPIIKPSEFINEFPMYLC; from the coding sequence ATGCTATTTGTATTTGATACAAATACATTGGTTAGCGCGATTATCAAAACAGAGAGTGTTCCAGCCCAAGCACTTGATAAAGCGAAAAAACTCGGTACAATTATTTTCTCAGAAATTACAAAAGAAGAATATCTCCTAGCAATTCAACGAGAAAAGTTCAATAAATATCTTCCTTTAACAGAACGACTTTCAAGAGCTAATCAACTTATTGAATCATCTGAAATCATCAATATAAAAACAACTCTTGTGAATGTTTGTAGAGATATCAACGATATTAAATTTTTGAATCTGGCCATTGAGTGCAAAGCATCATGTATAGTTAGTGGAGATAAAGATTTACTTGTTCTCAACCCATTTCAAAAAATACCTATCATAAAACCCTCGGAATTTATCAATGAATTTCCAATGTATTTATGTTGA
- a CDS encoding cation:proton antiporter, whose translation MHHGDLLSAIAVSVISATALAFIARFLKLPLLVAYIVAGVVIGPKIGFGWVQSEEQIQSISEIGLILLLFIIGLEIDLKKLFKAGKAVAITGLLQAPIAAAITAAILWLVGFRNQNGQFELFYLSFGLSISSTMIVVKALYEKHELDTIAGRITLGVLVFQDIWAIIFLAVQPNLQNPEVLTLLGSFGKGVALVVFCLLLSKYVLPSLFNTIAKMPEFMLVASLAWCFLVASLATLAGLSKEMGALIAGLSISTFPYNLDVVAKVINIRDFFIMLFLVALGMAIPMPTVGILLAALGLTAIVLISRLISVFPVLMGLGEGPRVSLVSSLNLAQVSEFSLVAFSIGLGFNHISDETVSVIVFTLVITAVLSTYCIKQSHGIYLSLVPVFKKLGWQERIDAEDSKDFHTKGVFILGFFKYASALVHQIETTGNPLKNSIRVIDYNPTVLQKIQALGFDGQYGDISHFETLHHLGIEHAEVIISTVPDSLLKGTSNMNILKSAKKHAPKAKVIVISEDVQYAVDLYNAGADYVVIPRIRVSEQLTEILEKSFSWRKEGKETQSYKELMARSEILP comes from the coding sequence ATGCATCACGGAGACTTGCTTTCTGCCATCGCGGTTAGTGTTATATCAGCCACAGCGCTTGCGTTTATTGCCCGTTTTCTCAAGTTACCGCTGCTTGTGGCCTATATCGTTGCCGGCGTCGTTATTGGCCCCAAAATCGGGTTCGGTTGGGTTCAAAGTGAAGAGCAGATTCAATCCATCTCTGAAATCGGACTCATACTTCTTCTCTTTATCATCGGTTTAGAAATTGATCTCAAAAAACTCTTCAAGGCCGGGAAAGCCGTAGCCATTACAGGGCTTTTACAAGCACCTATTGCAGCGGCAATAACCGCGGCAATATTATGGCTTGTGGGATTTCGCAATCAAAACGGCCAATTTGAGCTTTTCTATTTGTCATTTGGGCTATCCATCAGCTCTACGATGATTGTGGTGAAAGCGCTTTATGAAAAGCATGAGCTCGATACCATCGCGGGGCGGATAACATTGGGCGTTTTGGTTTTTCAAGATATTTGGGCAATTATCTTTTTAGCGGTGCAACCCAACCTACAAAATCCCGAAGTCCTTACGCTTTTAGGCTCGTTTGGGAAAGGCGTGGCTTTGGTTGTATTCTGCCTTCTCTTGAGCAAGTATGTTCTACCCTCGCTTTTTAACACAATTGCAAAAATGCCGGAGTTTATGCTTGTGGCGTCACTCGCGTGGTGCTTTCTCGTGGCTTCACTTGCAACACTGGCGGGGCTTTCAAAAGAAATGGGCGCACTTATTGCCGGGCTTTCGATTTCAACATTCCCGTACAACTTGGATGTGGTGGCAAAGGTGATTAACATCCGAGATTTCTTCATTATGCTTTTTCTGGTGGCACTCGGAATGGCTATTCCGATGCCGACTGTGGGCATCCTTCTCGCTGCACTTGGGCTTACAGCAATTGTTTTAATCAGCCGATTGATCTCCGTTTTCCCTGTATTGATGGGGCTTGGCGAGGGTCCGCGTGTTAGCTTGGTTTCAAGCCTTAACCTTGCACAGGTCTCGGAGTTTTCTCTTGTGGCATTTTCAATTGGGCTCGGCTTTAATCATATATCAGATGAAACCGTATCGGTGATTGTTTTTACGCTGGTCATCACGGCGGTACTTTCAACTTATTGTATTAAGCAAAGTCACGGAATTTATTTATCGCTTGTACCAGTATTCAAAAAGCTTGGGTGGCAAGAACGAATCGATGCGGAGGATTCAAAAGATTTTCATACCAAAGGCGTGTTCATCCTCGGATTCTTCAAGTATGCCAGCGCGTTGGTGCACCAAATTGAAACGACCGGAAACCCGCTTAAAAACAGCATCCGAGTAATTGACTACAACCCCACAGTGCTTCAAAAAATCCAAGCACTTGGATTCGATGGGCAGTATGGCGATATCTCTCACTTTGAAACCTTGCATCACTTAGGAATTGAACACGCCGAGGTCATCATTTCCACCGTGCCGGATTCGCTTCTAAAAGGGACATCAAACATGAACATCTTAAAATCTGCAAAAAAACATGCTCCAAAGGCAAAGGTTATTGTCATTTCTGAAGATGTTCAATATGCGGTTGACCTATACAATGCCGGCGCAGATTATGTGGTGATTCCAAGGATTCGCGTTTCTGAACAACTAACGGAGATTCTTGAGAAATCCTTTTCGTGGCGAAAAGAAGGCAAAGAAACGCAAAGTTATAAAGAATTAATGGCACGAAGTGAAATCTTGCCTTAG
- a CDS encoding dienelactone hydrolase family protein: protein MKLIVIKLRVLIFLYCIQFLNPLPAQSQTQVRWIKLNQTHRAAIIDPLHNEIQTKRKQVGAVIYLHDEWGLDSLALLWCKEIANAGFTVIAPDLLGRVPEDAMEAHEIERAQPEGAFISLLNIARDTLLAQAEGKPIKIGVYGIGMGATAAVEALLADTILPTKFTAAAITIAALPFTPTSDLFQKILPPYLLPLIGNFGEKDLGTPPDAVKNFKQRLIACGRGKFLDFDFRIHAGARRGFMRPKNGIEAKAAISSRSRVIKFLKKELK, encoded by the coding sequence ATGAAGCTTATCGTTATTAAACTCAGAGTCCTCATATTTTTGTATTGCATACAATTTCTAAATCCTTTGCCGGCGCAATCGCAGACACAAGTCCGTTGGATTAAATTGAACCAAACCCATCGTGCAGCAATAATCGACCCTCTTCATAATGAAATTCAAACTAAACGGAAACAAGTGGGGGCTGTCATTTACTTGCACGATGAATGGGGTTTGGATTCGCTTGCGCTATTGTGGTGTAAAGAGATTGCGAATGCCGGGTTTACAGTTATCGCACCTGATCTTTTAGGACGTGTACCGGAAGACGCGATGGAAGCGCATGAAATCGAACGCGCACAACCTGAAGGTGCTTTTATTTCACTCTTAAACATTGCCCGTGACACGCTTCTTGCACAAGCAGAAGGAAAGCCAATAAAGATTGGGGTTTACGGAATCGGAATGGGTGCAACAGCCGCCGTTGAAGCCCTATTAGCCGACACCATTCTCCCAACAAAATTTACAGCCGCAGCCATAACCATAGCAGCGTTGCCCTTCACGCCAACATCCGATTTATTTCAAAAAATATTACCACCTTACCTTTTACCTCTCATTGGAAATTTTGGAGAAAAGGATCTCGGGACACCGCCCGATGCAGTCAAAAACTTTAAGCAGCGATTAATTGCCTGCGGGCGAGGAAAATTTCTTGACTTTGATTTTCGCATTCACGCCGGCGCACGTCGAGGCTTTATGAGGCCCAAAAACGGCATCGAAGCCAAAGCCGCCATTAGTTCAAGAAGCCGCGTGATAAAGTTTTTGAAGAAAGAATTGAAATAA
- a CDS encoding class I SAM-dependent methyltransferase, which produces MQYDPIKRSIGNVVRENVLLRKIFYFLLGVLFLREWYVKRELASRLRGGRFAMYDAGSGFGQYSYYVASHFPDAEVYAVDVKEEQIDDCKKFFSAAGLRNAQFAVEDLTKVTHHNKFDVILSVDVMEHILDDVAVFRNFHRALKEGGTLIINTPSDLAEDHDHDDHAHEGSMTFVDEHVRDGYSPKDITEKLTVAGFTEIRTSYTYGFWGNLYWHLALKVPLTLLGFSKLLFIFLPMYYLLTFPFALVFMTLDINSMNETGSGIMVVAKKG; this is translated from the coding sequence ATGCAATACGACCCGATAAAACGAAGCATAGGCAATGTCGTGCGTGAAAATGTGTTACTCCGGAAGATATTCTATTTTTTACTTGGCGTTCTTTTTCTTCGTGAGTGGTATGTCAAGCGCGAATTGGCATCGAGATTAAGAGGCGGACGGTTCGCAATGTACGATGCAGGTTCGGGGTTTGGTCAATATTCCTATTATGTTGCTTCACATTTCCCTGATGCTGAGGTATATGCCGTTGATGTGAAAGAGGAGCAAATTGATGATTGCAAAAAATTCTTCTCTGCGGCGGGATTGCGCAATGCTCAATTTGCTGTGGAAGATTTAACGAAGGTCACGCATCATAATAAATTTGATGTGATTCTTTCAGTCGATGTGATGGAGCACATTTTAGATGATGTGGCAGTCTTTCGAAATTTTCACCGAGCATTAAAAGAGGGAGGCACACTCATTATTAACACCCCATCCGATTTGGCGGAAGATCATGACCACGACGACCACGCGCACGAAGGAAGTATGACTTTCGTTGATGAACACGTTCGCGATGGCTACAGCCCGAAGGATATCACAGAGAAATTAACCGTCGCCGGTTTTACTGAAATTCGCACTTCCTACACCTATGGGTTTTGGGGAAATTTGTATTGGCACTTGGCATTGAAAGTACCGCTTACTTTACTTGGTTTTTCAAAACTACTTTTTATTTTTCTTCCGATGTATTATTTGCTCACCTTCCCATTTGCTTTGGTTTTTATGACTCTTGATATAAACTCAATGAATGAAACGGGGTCTGGAATTATGGTCGTGGCAAAAAAAGGTTAG
- a CDS encoding DUF1648 domain-containing protein, translating into MFSQSQESRPILDIPLKRLDYILEISGWMTLGVLFLFSSLIFTGLPEIIPSHFSFSGEPNGFSNKWSFLFLPILALFMFVGFTYLGREPHKFNYLNPITPENAYSQYVGALRFLKAAKIFIALLFLIIQLHTVSVASGGPKFFIYAVFLFITIFPLIFFFFTESSSTRA; encoded by the coding sequence ATGTTCTCACAATCGCAAGAATCACGGCCAATTTTAGATATTCCATTGAAGAGGCTGGATTATATTTTGGAGATATCCGGTTGGATGACTTTAGGGGTACTATTTTTGTTTTCATCGCTAATCTTTACAGGATTGCCGGAGATTATTCCTTCTCATTTTTCATTCTCCGGTGAGCCGAATGGCTTTAGTAACAAATGGTCGTTTTTGTTTCTTCCAATTTTGGCATTGTTTATGTTTGTTGGGTTTACTTATTTAGGTCGTGAACCACACAAGTTTAATTACTTAAACCCGATTACTCCTGAAAATGCTTATTCCCAGTATGTTGGTGCTCTTCGGTTTTTGAAGGCAGCCAAAATTTTTATCGCTTTGCTGTTTTTGATTATTCAGCTTCATACCGTTTCAGTTGCCTCGGGCGGGCCTAAGTTTTTTATATATGCTGTATTTCTTTTCATCACAATTTTCCCTTTGATATTCTTCTTTTTCACCGAGTCATCTAGTACGCGTGCATAG
- a CDS encoding tetratricopeptide repeat-containing sensor histidine kinase, which produces MMKTRLLLVLILFLFGVEKGLSQPQKIDSLKKLVASISLSGNVDTGYVLLLNQLAWELRGDEMLLAINYAVQAESLSVTLGYERGLIQSNNYLGVIYRNLGNYAKSLSSYFTALAHAEQTGNRIEYAYATNNIGDLYKLQGDYKRAKEFGMRAYAIFDSLKNGRGVAYALIRLGEVSIIEKNFVEAEQYLTQCLSIREALGDTIGISNALSRIGEMHLKSGNFAKAIEFNARSTEILQIAKLDLAQVVTNHLNIAQAYFLSGDYAKAIERARLSYDISGRIKFRKHQQHSAELLAKCYAALNDFRSAYHYHIRYSEIADSISGAITKRDMQVLQLAYESEKRRASIEYLTKQTETEKNIRYILSAIIFLIVIFVSIIIFNYREKRKQNLRLQTLNTLLEEEKEKALSAKQDAENANLIKTKFLGIASHDLKNPLTNVLGFSHLIEEEERISTTVKVYAAQIRVSANKMLRLISDLLDTVALESGSIELNKSTVSLKNAVLDAIQRNQPAAQAKQIVLEYNDSDDDLFASLDLERFDMVLDNLISNAIKYSPLTKTVWISLKKNDESNTLRLMIKDEGLGMTQEDLSKLFGRFTRLSARPTAGESSTGLGLSIVKELVQLHNGKVWAESDGQGKGTTFFLELPLSLQTAPLV; this is translated from the coding sequence ATGATGAAAACCCGTTTACTACTCGTATTGATTCTCTTCCTTTTTGGAGTAGAGAAGGGGTTGTCCCAACCTCAAAAGATTGACTCATTAAAAAAATTAGTTGCCTCGATTTCCTTGTCAGGAAATGTTGATACAGGCTATGTTCTTTTATTGAACCAACTGGCGTGGGAACTTCGTGGTGATGAAATGTTGCTCGCAATAAATTATGCTGTACAAGCAGAATCGTTATCAGTCACGCTGGGTTACGAACGCGGGTTAATTCAGTCTAACAATTATCTTGGTGTCATCTATCGAAACCTTGGCAATTATGCGAAATCGCTTTCTTCCTATTTTACCGCGCTGGCACATGCGGAGCAAACCGGAAATCGAATTGAGTATGCGTATGCAACAAATAACATTGGCGATCTCTACAAACTGCAAGGTGACTATAAGCGAGCGAAAGAATTTGGAATGCGTGCTTATGCTATTTTTGATTCTTTAAAGAATGGCCGAGGAGTGGCTTATGCTTTGATACGTTTGGGCGAAGTCTCAATCATCGAAAAGAATTTTGTTGAGGCAGAGCAATATTTAACACAATGTTTATCGATTCGCGAAGCGCTTGGTGATACCATCGGTATTTCTAATGCACTTTCTCGGATTGGTGAAATGCATTTGAAATCCGGGAATTTCGCGAAGGCAATTGAATTTAATGCGCGTTCAACCGAGATACTTCAAATTGCAAAATTAGATTTGGCACAGGTGGTGACCAATCACTTAAACATTGCACAAGCGTATTTTTTGAGTGGCGATTACGCCAAAGCGATTGAACGCGCCCGCTTGTCTTATGACATTTCAGGTAGAATCAAGTTTCGCAAGCATCAACAGCATAGCGCTGAGCTTTTGGCGAAATGTTATGCAGCTCTTAATGATTTTCGTTCGGCTTATCACTATCATATTCGCTATTCCGAAATCGCCGATTCCATTTCCGGCGCAATTACGAAGCGAGATATGCAAGTCCTTCAATTGGCCTATGAGTCGGAGAAAAGAAGGGCATCGATTGAGTATCTGACCAAACAAACCGAAACTGAAAAGAACATCCGTTACATTTTATCAGCAATAATTTTCTTGATTGTAATTTTTGTATCGATCATCATTTTTAATTATCGTGAAAAACGGAAACAAAACCTTCGGCTTCAAACACTTAATACCCTTTTAGAAGAAGAGAAAGAAAAGGCACTGAGCGCGAAGCAAGATGCCGAAAATGCCAATTTAATTAAAACGAAATTTTTAGGAATCGCTTCTCATGACCTCAAAAATCCATTAACCAATGTTTTGGGTTTTTCTCACCTCATTGAAGAGGAAGAACGAATTTCAACGACAGTGAAAGTCTATGCAGCGCAAATTCGTGTCAGTGCCAATAAAATGCTGCGACTTATTTCAGACTTGCTCGACACCGTCGCGCTTGAAAGTGGCTCAATTGAACTGAATAAAAGCACCGTATCGTTGAAGAACGCTGTCCTTGATGCAATTCAACGAAATCAACCAGCGGCACAAGCCAAGCAAATCGTATTGGAGTATAATGATAGTGATGATGACCTCTTCGCATCCCTTGATCTTGAACGATTTGATATGGTTTTAGATAATTTAATTTCTAATGCAATCAAATACTCCCCACTAACCAAAACCGTTTGGATTTCTCTGAAAAAAAACGATGAATCAAATACCCTTAGACTTATGATTAAGGATGAAGGCTTAGGGATGACTCAGGAAGATTTGTCTAAACTTTTCGGACGATTTACGCGCTTAAGCGCTCGTCCAACGGCCGGCGAATCCTCAACAGGCTTGGGCCTTTCTATCGTAAAGGAATTGGTTCAATTGCATAATGGGAAGGTTTGGGCTGAGTCAGATGGACAAGGAAAGGGAACCACCTTTTTTCTTGAGTTGCCCCTTTCCCTTCAAACCGCGCCTTTGGTTTAG